Below is a genomic region from Nitrospiraceae bacterium.
GCTGCGGGCATGGCCCAAGTGACAATAGTCGTAGACCGTCACCCCGCACACATACATGCGGACAGTCTTCGGAACCAATGGCTCAAACGGCTCCTTCCTACCGGTCAACGTGTTGTAGATCGTTAACATCTGTCGATTACGACTCTAACTTCGGCTGGCGTCTGGGCCAATGCGACCACAAAAAGTAGCCGAGGGCCAAGGCGAGCCCCAGGCCGATTACAATGTCGAATTGGTGAAAATATTCCCGTAACTGATCCCACCGCTCGCCCATCTTCAGGCCGATATAGGCCAAGAGGTAACACCAGGGTAACGCCCCGATAAACGTAAACAGCACGAACCGCGGAAAATTCATCCGTGCCACCCCCGCCGGAAGCGAGATGAAGGTGCGGACCACCGGCAGCATCCGGCTAAAGAAGACGGCAGCTTCTCCATACTTCTGAAACCAACGATCGGCCAGGTCGAGATCTTTCCTTGATACGAGAAAATACGGCCCGTACCGCTCGACAAACGGCCGCCCACCCCAGATCCCGGCATAGTAGGCCGCCACCGATCCCACCACGTTGCCGAGCGCGCCGGCGAGCGTCACGCCCAGCATCGTAAATTGTCCGGTCGTCACCAGGTAGCCGGAGAACGGCATGATGATCTCACTGGGCAGCGGAATGCAGGCACTCTCGATTGCCATCGTCAGGACAATCCCAACATAGCCGAACATCGAAATCGCCGCGATGATGAACCGACTCAGTTCGGTGACGATGGTTTCGATCAGTGCACCCACGAGCTTTCAGCGACCTTTCTTCGACGATTGTCGACGGCTTCTACTGAGACCAGTTCTCTTTCGCTGAAGGAGCGGCTCCCACGATCGAAACTGATCCAACGCACCATAGTGTGTGGTATCGAGATGCATCGGCGTGAGCGAGACGAGACCCTCTGCAATAGCTTCATGATCCGCATCCTTGCTCCGACTCCACGAGACTCGTGTTCCGGCAATCCAAAAGTAGCTCCGTCCGTGAGGATCCACCTTCTCGATAATGGGGTTGTCGAAGCGGCGGCGGCTTAAGCAGGTGACACGAACGCCGCAAACGGATGACAACGCACGATCTGGAACATTCACATTCACTAGCGTTTCATCCGGCAGACCACGTTCGAGGACCAGGCGGGCGATACGGACGGCATAGTGTGCTCCTACCTCGAAACGAAACCGTTCCTGTCCCTCTTGCGAGACGGCGATCGAGGGAATCCCCAGGATCGTCCCTTCCAGCGCGGCGGAGACTGTTCCCGAATACATCACATCGTCACCGAGGTTGACTCCTTTATTGATACCCGACGCGACCAGGGCGGGCGGCTTCGGCATGATCTTCAGCACGGCTAGATTCACACAATCGACGGGTGTCCCGTTCACGGCATAGATGCGCGTGCCCATGTGCTGTACTCGAAGCGGTTTATGCAATGTGACCGCGTGTGCCGCTGCCGTCCGTTCTCGATCGGGCGCCACCACCCACACCTCACCGATTGTCTTCAAGGCCTCGGCCAGTGTGGTCAGACCGGGCGACTGGATTCCGTCATCATTGGTAATCAAAATGCGCATGGCCGGCTCGAACACAAAAAAAGCTGCCCGTGGCAGCTTTTCCCTTCAGGACTAATATCTGAGCACCGAGTGGCAGTGCATCCCTTCCTTCCCAACACTCAGCACTCAGCACTTTATTTATTGGTCGGGGCGAGCCGATTTGAACGGCCGACCACTCGCACCCCAAGCGAGTACGCTACCGGGCTGCGCCACGCCCCGACTCTGTTTCCAACGCTTCGTTGTTGAATGCATTGTCCTCTCGCATGGTAGTGAAATGCAACTTGTGAAATGGGGATACACTGGAGTGCCGCTCACTCAGAATGGGACTCCAACACCTTGAGCATGGCCTGCAAATGACCGCGAAGCCGCTGGGCTACTTCCTTCGGTCTGACTCGTTGTCCAGCAGTCCGGCCGCGTCTTGCCCAATACCGCTTCACCCCTGCGAGCGTGTGGCCCTCATCGTAGAGCATTCGTTTGATTTCCAAGACCGTCTCGACATCACGCCGGACGTACAATCGCTGATTGCCTCGACTTTTCTTTGGTTTCAGGAACGGAAACTCGGATTCCCAGAACCGGAGGACATAGGCTGGAAGCTTGGTGATGTGACTCACCTCACCGATCTTGTAAAAGACCTTACTCCCCAGCCGGGGTTCATTCCCCATGACCGGTCCTCGTGGTGAGAATCACCCCTGCAGACGACGAAGCTATGAATTGACGTACTTCTTGAACACCTGGCTTGGGCGGAAGGTGACCACACGGCGGGGAGTAATGCCGATCTCTTCACCGGTCCGAGGATTTCTGCCTTTTCTTGCACCTTTGCTGCGCACCACAAAATTGCCGAACCCCGCGATCTTCACCGATTCCCCCTTTTTTAACACTGCCTTGAGCATGTTCAGGACGAGCTCGACTATGTCTGCCGCTTCGTTCTTTGAGATGCCGACATGCTTGTAAATTTCGTTTGCGATATCCGCCTTTCTCATGCTCCCTCCCCTACGTCACCCAACTCGAAGCATTCGGCAACCTGATTTCGCATGGCCCGAAAGGGGCCGGTTTCGCTATAAGTTACGTAAGGTTATGTGGTCTGTCAAGGAGAAAGATCAGCTGGGGCGATTCCTTTAAGACCGGTCTCTCGACAGAAGTTTGTATTCAATGCTGTCGGCTAAGGCCTGCCAACTTGCTTCAATGATGTTTCCCGAGACTCCAACAGTCCCCCATTTATCCTTGTGGTCACCCGACTCGATCAACACCCGGACTTTGGATTCAGTTCCCCGATTGGCGGAGAGCACGCGGACTTTATAATCCAACAACTTAACTTCTTTGAGCTCAGGATAAAACTTCTCAAGCGCCTTCCGGAGCGCGTGATCCAAAGCATTGACAGGCCCAGCCCCGACCGCTGCTGCATGCTCCACGACATCGCCGACTTTTACCATCACCGTGGCCTCGGAGAATGACGCCCCGTGGTCTTGTTTTTTCTCTACAATCACGCGGAACCCCAACAAATGAAACGAGGGGATATGGGTTCCCATCGCCTTCCGCATGAGCAGCTCGAATGATCCTTCGGCCCCTTCGAACTGATAGCCTTCGCTCTCACGTTCTTTTAGAGTGTTGATCAGTTCCTGGACTTTCGCATCCTCTTTATTCAGCTTGATCCCGAAGGCTTCCACCTTTTCGAGCAACCCACTGCGACCGGCATAGTCAGATACCAGCACGCGTTGGCGATTGCCTACCATGGTCGGGATCACATGTTCATACGTTGCCGGATTCTTCAACACCGCATGAATATGAACGCCGCCCTTGTGAGCAAACGCAGAGTCTCCCACATAAGGTTGGTGCTTGTTCGGCATGAGATTCGCGATTTCCGTGACGAAACCGGACACCTCTTTCAAGTGATTCAATCGTTCGCCCAAAGCCCGACGCTTCATCTTCAGTTGAAGATTCGGAATGATGGAACAGAGATTCGCATTCCCACAGCGTTCACCGATACCGTTGATAGTGCCTTGCACCTGGACAACACCGGTCTCGATCGCCACTAATGAGTTGGCCACGGCCATTTCGCAGTCATTGTGTGCATGAATCCCGAGCGGCACTGAACATTCTTTCCGAACCTCGTCACAAATCTTTTTCACTTCCCACGGCATCGTTCCACCGTTGGTGTCGCAAAGGATCACGCGCTCGGCTCCCGCTGAGACTGCCTTCCGAATCGTGTTGAGCGCATACCCCGGGTTGGTCTTGTAGCCGTCGAAAAAATGTTCGGCATCATAGAACACACGCCGATTCTTGGATCGCACGTAGGCGATCGAATCGCCGATGAGTTCGAGATTCTTCGCTAACGAAATCCCCAACGCGTCGGTGACGTGCAGTGACCAGGTCTTTCCAAAGAGGGTGATGATCTTGGTTTCGGCATCCAGCAACGCTTGGAGATTGGGATCATGGTGGACAGAGTGGCTGGCTTTTCTTGTCGAACCAAATGCGATCACGGTCGCCTGATGCAATGGAACTGCCTTGATCATCCTGAAGAATTCGATGTCCTTGGGGTTGGCTCCCGGCCATCCGCCTTCGATGAACTGGACGCCGAGATCATCCAGCCGCTGCGCGACTCGCACCTTGTCTTCCGCGGAGAAGGACACATCTTCAGCCTGCGCGCCGTCACGCAACGTTGTGTCATAGATTTCCAACGACGTGGGTCCAACAGGCCGAACCTGGACCTCCGTAGCCGCAGAACGTGGTTGCCGAGCCGATCGTTGTTTGGCGCTTTTCTTGGCCATAAAGAAATCAGGGTAACAGGAGAGGGGAGGGCCTGTCGAGCCTCTCCGGCAAGGGGGCTAACGTTTCCCGGATAAGTCCCGGTCAAGCCCAAACGCCGAATGGAGTGAGCGCATGGCCAACTCCAAATATTTCTCGTCGATCACGCAGGAAATTTTGATCTCCGACGTACTGATCATCATGATATTGACCCCCTCCCGCGACAGGACCTCAAACATCTTAGCCGCAACGCCGGAATGCGACCGCATGCCAACCCCCACCAAGGACACTTTGGCAATGGCTTCGGTCACCGAGACGGATTTAGCATCGATATCCTTGGCCATAGACTGGATCAGCGGTACCGCTTTCTTCAGGTCAGCCCGCGGGATCGTAAATGAGATGTCTGTCAATCCAGCTTGGCTGACGTTCTGAATGATCATATCAACCAGAATGTTCGCCTGTGCGACTGGTCCAAATATTCGGGCGGCGATCCCTGGTTTGTCCGGAACTCCAACGATCGTTACCTTAGCCTGGTTTCGGTCACCGGTCACACCGGAAACGGCGACATCTTCCATCCCTACATCTTCGCGTGTCACGAGCGTCCCCTTTCCTTCCTTAAAGCTCGAGTTGACCTCGACCGGCACGTTGAACTTCGCCGCAAATTCCACCGATCGACTCTGTAGCACCTTCGCACCCAAACTCGCCATCTCGAGCATCTCTTCATAGGAGATTTTATCGATTCGGCCGGCCGCCGGGACGATATTCGGGTCAGAGGTATAGACCCCGTCCACGTCGGTGTAAATGATGCATCGATCGGCCTTGAGTGCAGCAGCCAGTGCGACGGCGGTAAGGTCTGACCCGCCTCTTCCCAGCGTCGTCACATCCGACTCTTCATTGATCCCCTGAAAACCTGCCACGATCGGGATGGTGCCTTTGGTCAATGCTTCGCGAATCCGGTCTGCTTTGACGCGTGTGATGCGCGCCTTGGTATGGGCACTGTCAGTCATGATCCCAACCTGACGTCCGGTATAAGAACGGGCGTGCAGCCCTCGCCCCCGCAACTCCATCGCCAACAAGGCAATCGTGACCCGTTCGCCCGTTGAGAGCAACATGTCGAGCTCTCGATCATCGGGCATCGATGTCACCTCGTTGGCCAATCTAAGCAGTCGATCTGTTTCGCCGCTCATGGCAGAGAGGACAACAACCACGAGATGCCCGTCTTTGTGCGCCTTCTCTACGCAATCAGCCACGCGGCGAATGCGTTCGATAGTTCCCACCGATGTCCCGCCATATTTTTGAACAATCAACGCCATGACGATCAGGACCCTTTGGCAAAGAGTCGAGCAATAAACTTCGTGGCATCCTTGGGGGAAGTTCCTAGCGCTTGGACATGAACCTCGGTCAATCGCTTCCTCCCTCCTGATGTCCCTTTCAGCGTCGAATCCCAATAGACAAACGGGCCAGGTTCGTTCTCTACCTGGCCCGCGTGAACACTTCCATGATCACAGAATACGAGAAGACGAATAGGGCCGAGCTTCTCCAGCCCTCCAACCAGGGGTCCGATGAGATCACGATCGATCGCTTCAATGCCTTGGACCTTCGCTTTGAGATCCGATCCATAGACAACTTCGTCCGACAGTTCGACGTGGACATAGGCGAAGTCGTTCTTGGCCAGCTCTTCCAGGGCCACGGTAGCCTGCGTCCTGAGATCAACCTGAGTCAACCGCGCTGGATCAACCGCGGTCAGCCCTGCGCAGAGCCCAAGCCCCCGGTGGACGTCGCTCGTCGAGACGACAACGCCGGAAATCTGAAATCGCTCTGCGAGGGTCGGCCAGGAAACGGCACGGCCTTCTCCCCAGAGCCACAGACAGTTTGCCGGCTTCCGCCCCGCCTGCCGACGTTCGTCATTGACCGGGTGGTCACGGAAGATGTGTAGGGAGGCCTCCATGAGTTTCCGCAAAATATCGGACCCGTCCCCAGACGGAAGCGCCCCGGCAATCGGATGACCCACCAGCGTCTGAGGGTCGGCACAGACCGCCCTCGGTTTACCATTGACCCAGACCATAACATGCCGATGCCCGGACCCTGGATAGAACTGGATTGTTTCAGACCCCAATTGCTCATTGGCGGCATCGATCAGCTCCCGCGCTTCCTCCGTGCTAATGAGTCCGGCGGTCGCATCATCCATGACCACCTGGGGTCCGAGTTTTTTGATATCGGTCCAGGTTCCCTTGGTTCCCGGCTCCCCCTTGAGCGTGACCATCGTGCAACGATACACCACGTCGTGCTCGGTGACGTTCACCTCCAGACTGACTGCTTCAAAGGGTCCGGGACCCTGATAATATTTCTTGGGGTCATACCCGAGAATGGCTGTGCCTGTGAGCCCGGAGCCATGACGGCCCCCGCCATTGGGAAAAGACAGGAGCCCCAGTTCTCCACTTTGAACCACACGATCGAGATGGGGAGTCGCCGCAACTTGGAGAGGAGTCTTCCCACCCAGTTCCTGCCGAGGGCGGTCGGCAAGCCCGTCGGCATGCAGGATCACATACTTCATCGACAGAGCGCTCGCATCAATCTCTACACATTTAGCAGTCGGGCGACATCCTCCCGCGTCGCCTTCACGGTTTTCGGTTGAACGGACACGCTGATAGCGGTATCGGCATCCTTCAACCCATGGCCGGTCAACGTACACACGACCGTCTCTCCTTCCCGAAGAGCGCCAGCTCGATTCAACTTAGTCACGCCCGCCACCGATGCAGCCGATGCCGGTTCGCAGAAGACCCCTTCGGTCGCTGCCACGGCGGCGTAGGCCTGCAAAATTTCTTCGTCCGTGACCATGTCGATGGCGCCGGACGACTCTTTCACCGCATTCAGCGCCAATTGCCAACTGGCTGGATTGCCGATCCGGATGGCCGTCGCCACGGTTTGCGGATTGTCCACCACATGTCCAAGCACGATCGGTGCGGCTCCAGCCGCTTGAAACCCCATCATCCTCGGCACCTTGGTGACCTGATTCGCGGCTCGATACTCCTGATACCCCTTCCAATAGGCCGTGATGTTTCCGGCATTCCCAACGGGGAGCACGTGGAGGCTCGGCGCGTCTCCAAGTTGATCGCAGACCTCCATGGCCGCGGTCTTCTGGCCTTCGATTCGGAAAGGATTAATGGAATTCACCAGCTCGATGTGCTGCGTCACAGAGAGATCTTTGACGATCGAAAGCGCTTGATCGAAATTGCCTTCGATTTGGATCACTGTCGCGCGGTGCATCATCGCTTGGGAGAGCTTCCCCATCGCGATCTTGCCCGCGGGAATCAAGACATACACGGCCAGCCCGGCTCGAGCTCCGTAGGCGGCAGCAGACGCCGATGTATTCCCCGTCGACGCACACATCACAGCCCGCGCGCCGCTTTCCACCGCTTTCGAGATCGCCATCGTCATGCCGCGGTCCTTGAAAGACCCGGTTGGATTTGCGCCCTCGAATTTCAGATAGAGATCGATGCCTGGAGCAATTTTCTTCGCTAACCGCGTGGCTCTGATGAGGGGGGTGTTGCCTTCGCCTAACGTAGTGATGGGTGTACGTTCCGAAACCGGCAGAAACTTCCGATACTCTTCGATCACCCCACGCCAACGATTCATCGCGTTATTCGTCCTTGCCTTCAACCCGGATCAGGATGGCAGGTGCAGAGATACAGGTCATGCGATTGAATTCCCGTAATGCGGCCTGGACATCCCGTTCCTTGGCCAGGTGGGTTTTGATGACAATCGAGACCGTCTGTCCCGCGCTTCTCCCCTGTTGTAGCATCGACGAAATGCTGATGCTGAACTGGCCGAGCACACCCGCAATCTGCGCCAAGACCCCTGGACGATCCACCACCATGAACCGCAGATAGTAGAGGGAGCTGATCTCGTCCATGGGACGCATTCTCAGTGGACGCCGCTGATTCTGCTGGAATGACGCAGGTGGAATACGCCCGACAGCACCCTTTAGGAGGTTGCGCGCGAGGCTGATGACATCGCTCACGACGGCACTTCCGGCTGGCAAATCACCGGCGCCCCTGCCGTACAACATCACGTCGCCGACCGCATCGCCAACAAGCTGAATCGCGTTGTAGACCCCTTCCACTTTGGCGATCGGCAAGGACGATGCGATCATGGTCGGATGGACGCGTGCCTCGACCTCGCCATCGACGAGCTTTGCGATGCCTAGGAGCTTAATCGTGTACCCGAGTTCCCAGGCGTAGGCGATGTCATGTTGCGTGATGTGCGTGATCCCTTCGGTATAGAGATCCTTGAAGTTGATCGGCGTACCAAAGGCCAGGTTGGCGAGGATAGACAGCTTATGCGCCGAATCGATACCTGCGACATCGAAGGTCGGATCGGCTTCTGCATAACCGGCCCGTTGGGCTTCTGCTAAGACAGCCTCGAATCCCTGCTTCTCATTGGTCATACGAGAAAGAATGTAGTTCGATGTCCCGTTGATGATTCCGTAAATAGACTGGATCGCGTTGGCCGCCAGTCCCTCTGTCAACGCGTGGATGACGGGAATTCCTCCCCCGACGCTGGCTTCAAAGCCGAGATCCACTCCGTGGCGCACCGCTGCCGCGAAGATGTCTTCACCATGGAGCGCCAGCAATGCCTTGTTCGCTGTCACCACCTGTTTCCCCGCAGCCATGGCATCCAGGATCAGCCGTTTGGCCGTATCACAGCCTCCGATTAATTCGATCACGATATCGACGGCAGGGTCGGTGAGGACCTGTTTCGCATCGGTGGTCAACATTTCAGCGGGTACATGAACACCTCGATCACGAGTGATATCGAGATCGGCAATCCGGATGAGTTTGACTGGTACACCAACGCGACGTTGGATCAATCCGGCATTCTCCAACAGAATCTTGGCGACGCCGCTTCCGACCGTACCGAACCCAATGAGCCCAACACCGATGCTCGACTTCATTCTTCGGCTCCCTCCAGCTTGAGGGCTTTACGAATTCCACGGACTGCCTGTCTAGTACGGTGCTCGTTCTCGACCAGTGCGAACCGCACGTACTCATCGCCCCCTTCTCCAAACCCGATTCCGGGAGAGACAGCCACTTTCGCCTCGCGCAGCAGGAGCTTAGAAAACTCCAGCGATCCCATGTGGCGATAGGGAAGCGGAATCCTGGCCCATACGAACATTGTCGCCAGCGGTTTTGCGACATGCCAGCCAATTCGGTTCAAGCCGCTGACCAACACATCCCGTCGTTTTTGATACCGGAGAACGGTTTCTTTGACACAATCCTGAGGCCCGTTTAGCGCAATGACGCTGGCGATCTGCAGCGGTTGAAAAATGCCGTAATCCAGGTAGCTCTTGATCTTGGCCAGCGCGCCGACCACTTCGCGATTGCCGACACAGAATCCCACGCGCCATCCAGGCATATTGTACGCCTTCGAGAGGGTATAGAACTCGACGCCGACATCCTTTGCGCCAGGGATTTGGAGAAAACTTGGCGCCCTGTACCCATCAAACACGATATCCGCATAAGCGAGATCGTGGATGACGATTACCTGGTGTTCTTTTGCAAAGGCGACAATCTTCTTGAAAAATTCCAGATCGACTACCGCCGTGGTCGGATTGTGCGGGAAATTGATGACCAGAATCTTGGGTCTAGGGAATGTCTGCCGATAGACACGCTGGAGATCATCGAAGAAGTCACTATCCGGGCGCAGCTCGATGCCGCGGACTTCCCCACCCGCGATGATAAAACTATACATGTGGATGGGATAGGTGGGCGTAGGAGTCAGGACGACATCGCCTGGTCCGATCATTGCCAACGATAAGTGCGCCAGCCCTTCCTTGGAGCCAATGGTCACGATGGCTTCGCTCTCGGGATCGAGATCAACGTCGTAGTTCCGTTTGTACCAGGCCGCGATTGCGTGCCGAAGCTTCGTGATCCCACGGGACGCCGAGTAACGGTGATTCTTGCCCTTTCGCGCCGCCTCGATCATCTTGTCGACGATGTGAGGGGGCGTCGGTTGATCGGGATTACCCATCCCGAAGTCGATGATGTCTTCGCCACGATGCCGGGCATCAAGCTTCAGGCTCTGGACCTGAGCAAAAACATACGGCGGCAGCCGTTTAATTCGGTAAAACCCGTCTCCGATTCCCATCTTTGTCTCGTACCTCTACCCGATCGGGACCTGACAGCAAAAATCCCCCCTCCTTCTACAGCGCCATATTCTAATTGTGCAGAACGAGTCGAGTCAAATTATGTTGTGATTCTGTGGGGTTCCGCGTGCAGTCCAACCAATAGTCCTTCCCCCAATTTGGCGACCGTGGCGTGTCTTCTCCGGTCCTTGCCGACCCAGTCTATTTCTGTTACAACAGCAACGCCTTTCACGTTTTTCCTTCACGTTAGGATCTCCTGGGTTCGCACTCCTCAGAGGGGAGGCTTCGTGCCACGGCTTGGGGTCAATATCGATCATGTCGCGACCTTGCGGCAGGCCCGAGGGGGAAACGACCCGGACCCCTTGGCGGCAGCGGTGCTCGTGGAGTTGGCCGGCGCTGACGGGATTGTAGTCCATCTTCGCGAAGACCGTCGTCACATCCAGGACAAAGATCTCCAACTCCTTCGAGAGTTGATTCGAACCAAGCTCGATCTGGAAATGGCTGCAGACGAAGCCATGGCGAAAATCGCGCTGATGATTAAACCAGACATGGTTACGCTGGTCCCTGAACATCGTCAGGAACTCACCACCGAAGGCGGGCTGGACGTGGCCAGTCACAAGGACCGCATCAACCAAGTCGTGAAGATGCTTCACGACGGCGGCATTCCCGTCAGTCTTTTCATCGAACCAGATCTTGCGCAGATCAAGGCGGCTCATAAGATCTCCACCGATTTCGTTGAGTTGCACACCGGTCGATATGCCAACGCGAAACGGTCTAAAGAAGCTGACGCTGAATTCGAGGCCATCAGCCAATCGGCGAAGTTGGCTTACAAACTGGGCATTGGAGTAAATGCAGGACATGGCTTGAATTACCGTAATGTCAAGCGGTTAACGATGATCCCCGAAATCGTCGAGTACAACATAGGCCACAGCATCATCGCGAGAGCCGTACTCGTCGGCTTAGATCAAGCCGTCCGTGAAATGAAAGTGCTGATCGGCTGAGTTTCGCAACAACGAAGCGCCGCCGTCCGCACAAAACACCGGTCAGTTGTCCTGCCATGACACGACTGTGGATGAAAGACTTCCTCCTCCACTCCTCGGCAACTCAATACATGAGGCCCTTCTCACACGGATGATGAGCCTTTCATGAAACTCGTCACTGCGGCACAGATGCAGACCCTTGATCGTCGAACCATCACGGAGGCGCATGTGCCAAGTTCTACTCTGATGGAGCGGGCCGGCCAAGGAGTCGTATCCCAACTCGAAGAACAGTACGGACCCATTCGCGGGAAAACCGTCACAATCTTTTGTGGCAAGGGCAACAATGGAGGTGACGGACTCGTGGTTGCGCGGCTGCTCCGCCGACGGCATGCGTTGGTGCATGTGTTCATGCTGGCTCCTCTTACCGATCTGAGTCGCGACGCGGCAGTCATGTACCGTCGACTCGTTCGACTTGCAGGGCGTTCTTCTATTAAGCCCTGGCGCTCTGGAGATCAGGCCCGCAGCTTGCTGGCCTCCAGCGACTTTGTCATCGACGCCCTTCTCGGAACCGGAATATCCTCAGAGGTCAGTGGG
It encodes:
- a CDS encoding homoserine dehydrogenase encodes the protein MKSSIGVGLIGFGTVGSGVAKILLENAGLIQRRVGVPVKLIRIADLDITRDRGVHVPAEMLTTDAKQVLTDPAVDIVIELIGGCDTAKRLILDAMAAGKQVVTANKALLALHGEDIFAAAVRHGVDLGFEASVGGGIPVIHALTEGLAANAIQSIYGIINGTSNYILSRMTNEKQGFEAVLAEAQRAGYAEADPTFDVAGIDSAHKLSILANLAFGTPINFKDLYTEGITHITQHDIAYAWELGYTIKLLGIAKLVDGEVEARVHPTMIASSLPIAKVEGVYNAIQLVGDAVGDVMLYGRGAGDLPAGSAVVSDVISLARNLLKGAVGRIPPASFQQNQRRPLRMRPMDEISSLYYLRFMVVDRPGVLAQIAGVLGQFSISISSMLQQGRSAGQTVSIVIKTHLAKERDVQAALREFNRMTCISAPAILIRVEGKDE
- a CDS encoding aspartate kinase encodes the protein MALIVQKYGGTSVGTIERIRRVADCVEKAHKDGHLVVVVLSAMSGETDRLLRLANEVTSMPDDRELDMLLSTGERVTIALLAMELRGRGLHARSYTGRQVGIMTDSAHTKARITRVKADRIREALTKGTIPIVAGFQGINEESDVTTLGRGGSDLTAVALAAALKADRCIIYTDVDGVYTSDPNIVPAAGRIDKISYEEMLEMASLGAKVLQSRSVEFAAKFNVPVEVNSSFKEGKGTLVTREDVGMEDVAVSGVTGDRNQAKVTIVGVPDKPGIAARIFGPVAQANILVDMIIQNVSQAGLTDISFTIPRADLKKAVPLIQSMAKDIDAKSVSVTEAIAKVSLVGVGMRSHSGVAAKMFEVLSREGVNIMMISTSEIKISCVIDEKYLELAMRSLHSAFGLDRDLSGKR
- the surE gene encoding 5'/3'-nucleotidase SurE, giving the protein MRILITNDDGIQSPGLTTLAEALKTIGEVWVVAPDRERTAAAHAVTLHKPLRVQHMGTRIYAVNGTPVDCVNLAVLKIMPKPPALVASGINKGVNLGDDVMYSGTVSAALEGTILGIPSIAVSQEGQERFRFEVGAHYAVRIARLVLERGLPDETLVNVNVPDRALSSVCGVRVTCLSRRRFDNPIIEKVDPHGRSYFWIAGTRVSWSRSKDADHEAIAEGLVSLTPMHLDTTHYGALDQFRSWEPLLQRKRTGLSRSRRQSSKKGR
- the thrC gene encoding threonine synthase, coding for MNRWRGVIEEYRKFLPVSERTPITTLGEGNTPLIRATRLAKKIAPGIDLYLKFEGANPTGSFKDRGMTMAISKAVESGARAVMCASTGNTSASAAAYGARAGLAVYVLIPAGKIAMGKLSQAMMHRATVIQIEGNFDQALSIVKDLSVTQHIELVNSINPFRIEGQKTAAMEVCDQLGDAPSLHVLPVGNAGNITAYWKGYQEYRAANQVTKVPRMMGFQAAGAAPIVLGHVVDNPQTVATAIRIGNPASWQLALNAVKESSGAIDMVTDEEILQAYAAVAATEGVFCEPASAASVAGVTKLNRAGALREGETVVCTLTGHGLKDADTAISVSVQPKTVKATREDVARLLNV
- the cimA gene encoding citramalate synthase — encoded protein: MAKKSAKQRSARQPRSAATEVQVRPVGPTSLEIYDTTLRDGAQAEDVSFSAEDKVRVAQRLDDLGVQFIEGGWPGANPKDIEFFRMIKAVPLHQATVIAFGSTRKASHSVHHDPNLQALLDAETKIITLFGKTWSLHVTDALGISLAKNLELIGDSIAYVRSKNRRVFYDAEHFFDGYKTNPGYALNTIRKAVSAGAERVILCDTNGGTMPWEVKKICDEVRKECSVPLGIHAHNDCEMAVANSLVAIETGVVQVQGTINGIGERCGNANLCSIIPNLQLKMKRRALGERLNHLKEVSGFVTEIANLMPNKHQPYVGDSAFAHKGGVHIHAVLKNPATYEHVIPTMVGNRQRVLVSDYAGRSGLLEKVEAFGIKLNKEDAKVQELINTLKERESEGYQFEGAEGSFELLMRKAMGTHIPSFHLLGFRVIVEKKQDHGASFSEATVMVKVGDVVEHAAAVGAGPVNALDHALRKALEKFYPELKEVKLLDYKVRVLSANRGTESKVRVLIESGDHKDKWGTVGVSGNIIEASWQALADSIEYKLLSRDRS
- a CDS encoding DedA family protein, producing MGALIETIVTELSRFIIAAISMFGYVGIVLTMAIESACIPLPSEIIMPFSGYLVTTGQFTMLGVTLAGALGNVVGSVAAYYAGIWGGRPFVERYGPYFLVSRKDLDLADRWFQKYGEAAVFFSRMLPVVRTFISLPAGVARMNFPRFVLFTFIGALPWCYLLAYIGLKMGERWDQLREYFHQFDIVIGLGLALALGYFLWSHWPRRQPKLES
- a CDS encoding integration host factor subunit alpha — encoded protein: MRKADIANEIYKHVGISKNEAADIVELVLNMLKAVLKKGESVKIAGFGNFVVRSKGARKGRNPRTGEEIGITPRRVVTFRPSQVFKKYVNS
- a CDS encoding MerR family transcriptional regulator, translating into MGNEPRLGSKVFYKIGEVSHITKLPAYVLRFWESEFPFLKPKKSRGNQRLYVRRDVETVLEIKRMLYDEGHTLAGVKRYWARRGRTAGQRVRPKEVAQRLRGHLQAMLKVLESHSE
- the apgM gene encoding 2,3-bisphosphoglycerate-independent phosphoglycerate mutase, translated to MKYVILHADGLADRPRQELGGKTPLQVAATPHLDRVVQSGELGLLSFPNGGGRHGSGLTGTAILGYDPKKYYQGPGPFEAVSLEVNVTEHDVVYRCTMVTLKGEPGTKGTWTDIKKLGPQVVMDDATAGLISTEEARELIDAANEQLGSETIQFYPGSGHRHVMVWVNGKPRAVCADPQTLVGHPIAGALPSGDGSDILRKLMEASLHIFRDHPVNDERRQAGRKPANCLWLWGEGRAVSWPTLAERFQISGVVVSTSDVHRGLGLCAGLTAVDPARLTQVDLRTQATVALEELAKNDFAYVHVELSDEVVYGSDLKAKVQGIEAIDRDLIGPLVGGLEKLGPIRLLVFCDHGSVHAGQVENEPGPFVYWDSTLKGTSGGRKRLTEVHVQALGTSPKDATKFIARLFAKGS
- the alaC gene encoding alanine transaminase, with the translated sequence MGIGDGFYRIKRLPPYVFAQVQSLKLDARHRGEDIIDFGMGNPDQPTPPHIVDKMIEAARKGKNHRYSASRGITKLRHAIAAWYKRNYDVDLDPESEAIVTIGSKEGLAHLSLAMIGPGDVVLTPTPTYPIHMYSFIIAGGEVRGIELRPDSDFFDDLQRVYRQTFPRPKILVINFPHNPTTAVVDLEFFKKIVAFAKEHQVIVIHDLAYADIVFDGYRAPSFLQIPGAKDVGVEFYTLSKAYNMPGWRVGFCVGNREVVGALAKIKSYLDYGIFQPLQIASVIALNGPQDCVKETVLRYQKRRDVLVSGLNRIGWHVAKPLATMFVWARIPLPYRHMGSLEFSKLLLREAKVAVSPGIGFGEGGDEYVRFALVENEHRTRQAVRGIRKALKLEGAEE